The following are from one region of the Nicotiana tabacum cultivar K326 chromosome 3, ASM71507v2, whole genome shotgun sequence genome:
- the LOC107770593 gene encoding zinc-finger homeodomain protein 8 — translation MDISSNTNTAIATTVKSTEAEPETPIRIQPAKPISFSNGVLKRHNSLHLPHHHGFNNNHHHHAVVVTYKECLKNHAASLGGHAVDGCGEFMPSPTANPVDPTSLKCAACGCHRNFHRREPEEPVLPNQNTIPALEYQPHHRHHPPPPPPPHHGGSGGHSSPNSSSPPPISSAYYPASAPHMLLALSAGLSGPPAETNPLISPSSNPMSSAHLSNPNGSGRKRFRTKFTQDQKERMLEFAEKVEWKIQKRDEELISDFCSKIGVEKGVLKVWMHNNKCKKDQATAAAAVNAVASTNNLNGNNANGFGFISRNNTDAIASEFHIHRESSNDNDKNHNHHLHNNDSVSAHGVTTNGSSSSS, via the coding sequence ATGGACATAAGCAGCAACACAAACACGGCCATAGCCACTACTGTCAAAAGCACTGAAGCTGAACCCGAAACCCCTATTCGGATCCAACCCGCTAAGCCCATTTCTTTTAGCAACGGTGTCCTCAAACGCCATAATTCTCTTCATCTTCCCCACCACCATGGCTTTAACAACAACCACCACCACCACGCGGTGGTTGTTACTTACAAggaatgtttgaaaaatcacGCTGCTAGCTTAGGTGGTCACGCCGTTGACGGTTGTGGGGAATTTATGCCTTCTCCCACTGCTAATCCGGTGGACCCTACTTCGCTAAAATGCGCTGCTTGTGGTTGTCACCGCAATTTTCATCGCCGAGAGCCGGAAGAGCCCGTACTCCCAAATCAGAACACTATTCCGGCGTTAGAGTACCAGCCTCATCATCGCCACCACCCTCCTCCACCGCCGCCGCCGCATCATGGTGGAAGTGGGGGCCACAGTAGCCCTAATTCATCATCTCCACCTCCGATCTCCTCTGCTTATTACCCCGCCTCTGCACCCCACATGCTTTTAGCACTCAGTGCTGGCTTGTCTGGCCCACCTGCTGAGACTAATCCGCTAATTTCCCCATCTTCAAACCCGATGTCATCTGCTCATTTATCAAACCCTAATGGGAGTGGGAGAAAGCGATTCAGAACTAAATTCACGCAAGATCAGAAGGAGAGAATGCTGGAATTCGCAGAGAAAGTCGAGTGGAAAATACAGAAGCGAGATGAAGAGCTGATTAGCGACTTCTGCAGCAAAATCGGAGTGGAAAAAGGGGTTCTTAAGGTATGGATGCACAATAATAAGTGCAAGAAAGATCAAGCCACCGCCGCTGCAGCTGTTAACGCCGTCGCTTCCACCAACAATCTCAATGGTAATAATGCTAACGGTTTTGGTTTTATTAGTAGAAATAACACTGACGCTATTGCTTCTGAATTCCACATTCACCGCGAAAGCAGCAATGACAATGACAAAAACCACAACCACCATCTTCATAACAACGATAGTGTTAGTGCTCATGGTGTTACCACTAATGGGTCTTCTTCTTCATCGTAA